The Chloroflexota bacterium sequence GCCGATGCCGCGTGAAGAAAAATGGGTATTAATGGTATCAACGCTGTTTGGCTGCCCGGTGGGCTGCTCGATGTGCGACGCCGGGGGTTATTATCATGGCAGGGTTTCGAGGGAAGGTTTATTTGCACAGATTGATTATGTGGTGAATTTGCGCTACCCCGATTGGCAGATTGATACGCAGCAATTCAAAATTCAGTTTGCCCGTATGGGTGAACCGGCCTTTAATATGGCCGTGTTGGATGTGATCGAAGAACTGCCGCAACGTTATCACGCTCCTGGCTTTATGCCCTCGGTTTCGACAATCGCACCCCACGGAACAGATGCTTTTTTTGAGCGGTTGCTGGATGTGAAGAATAAGCTTTACCGCGGCGGGAATTTTCAGTTCCAGTTTTCGATTCACACCACCGACGAAGCCCGGCGTGATGAGATGATTCCGGTTAAGAAGTGGGGTTTTGCCGAGATGGGCGCGTTTGGCGAGCGCTTTCACGAAGAGGGTGATCGCAAAGTGACCCTCAATTTTGCCCTGGCTGAAGACAGTCCGGTAGACCCCGCTGTGCTGTTGCGCCATTTCTCGCCGGAGCATTTTTTGATTAAAGTTACGCCGCTGAACCCCACTTACCGCGCCGCAGAGAATGGCCTGAACTCGTATATTGACCCGCACCGCGGCAATGGTGACTATCCTATTATTCAGGATTTGCGCGCCGCCGGGTATCAGGTGATTATGAGCATCGGCGAAGTGGAAGAGAATTATATTGGCTCGAATTGCGGCCAGTATGTGCGCCGCCACCTCGAAGCGATTGACTTGGCGATAGACGGGTATACCTACCGCGTGCAGGAAATTAATATATAGGCAAAATAAAGGGTGTGCGTTTCCGACGCACACCCTTTATTTTGCCCTATTTCGTGAGTTTGCGATATTTGATGCGCTGGGGGGTGTCGGCATCGGTGCCCAGGCGTTTGCGGCGCGCTTCTTCGTAGTCTGACCAGTTGCCCTCGCTCCACATCAGTTGACTGTCACCCTCAAAAGCCAGAATATGCGTGGCAATGCGGTCGAGAAACCAGCGGTCGTGCGAAACCACGATGGCGCAGCCCGCAAAATTCTCTAGGGCGGCTTCTAATGAACGCAGGGTGTTGACATCCAGATCGTTGGTCGGCTCATCGAGCAAAATCACATTGGATGCTTTTTTGAGAATCTTCGCCAGGTGAACGCGGTTGCGCTCCCCACCTGAGAGATTTTTGACCTGTTTTTGCTGGTCGCTGCCCAAAAAGTTGAACGAAGAAACATAGGCGCGGCTGTTGCGCTTCTTCCCGCCCAGATTGATAAATTCATCCCCGCCGCTGATCTCCTCCCAGACATTTTTCTCGCCGTCGAGTGTGTCGCGTGACTGATCTACATAGCCCAATTGCACCGTTTGCCCGATGGCTACGTTGCCCGAATTGGGTTGCTCCTGCCCGGTGACCATGCGCAGCAAGGATGTCTTCCCAGCCCCGTTGGGGCCGATCACGCCCACAATGCTGCCCGCCGGAATACTGCGGGTGAAGTCTTCAATCAGCAAACGATCATCGTAGCCCTTGCTGATCTTTTCGAATTCGATCACACGATCGCCCAGCCGCGGCCCCGGCGGGATATAAATCTCTAAATCTTCACGCTGTTTTTCATATTCCTGCGAGAGCAGCCGCTCGTAGGCCGTGACGCGTGCCTTGCCTTTGGCGTGCCGCGCTTTAGGCGCCATACGGATCCACTCCAACTCATGTTCCAGGGTTTTGAGACGTTTGTCTTCGCTTTTCTCTTCCAGGCGCAGGCGATCCTGTTTCTGCTCCAGCCAGGAAGAGTAGTTGCCTTTCCAGGGGATGCCATGCCCGCGGTCAAGTTCCAGAATCCAGCCCGCAACATTGTCAAGAAAATAGCGGTCGTGCGTCACAGCGATGACCGTGCCGGGGTAGCTCTGCAAATGGCGCTCCAGCCAGGCTACCGATTCGGCGTCGAGGTGGTTGGTCGGCTCGTCGAGCAGCAGAATATCCGGCTCGGTGAGCAGTAGGCGTGTCAATGCCACGCGGCGACGCTCGCCGCCCGAAAGCACAGCCACCGAAGAATCTTCCGGCGGGCAGCGCAGTGCCCCCATTGCCATTTCAAGTTTATGATCCAGATTCCAGGCGTCGTGATGGTCCAGCCATTCTTGCAGGCGGCCTTGCTCTTCGATTAGAGTTTCAAAATCGGCATCGGGTTCGGCAAATTTCTCGCTGATGGTATCAAAGGCTTTGAGATTATTTACAATCGGTTGCACTGCTTCTTCAACAATCTCACGCACCGTTTTGGTATCATCCAATTGGGGTTCTTGCTCCAGCAGGCCGACGCTGTAGCCCGGCGAGAAGACCACCTGTCCCTCATAGCCCTCATCGCGCCCGGCGATAATTCTCAGCAGCGTGCTTTTGCCCGATCCGTTCAGGCCGACCACCCCGATCTTGGCCCCATAATAGAATCCCAGCGAAATATCACGGATAACTTCTTTATTGCTGGGCGGAAAGCGCCGGTTGACGCGTACCATCGAGAAAATAACTTTTTGATCGTTCATATCCTGCCTCGAGTATTTATTGATGAGGAAACCAGGAAAACAAAAAAATTCATGGCTTCCTGGTTTCCTCATAGAATTGTCAATTCACAATGCTCGAATTATACGTGATTATTGGTAAAATCACCGTATGAGCAAAAATCTACCCATTCCCGAAATTGCCATCATTGGCGCGGGGCCAATTGGTATCGAATTAGCCGCGGCGCTGAAGCGCGCCGGAGTCTCAACATTGCATTTCGATGCCAAA is a genomic window containing:
- a CDS encoding radical SAM protein, translated to MKVLASSGREDIAMVYVAELEGGKFIEFVEAVQPPMPREEKWVLMVSTLFGCPVGCSMCDAGGYYHGRVSREGLFAQIDYVVNLRYPDWQIDTQQFKIQFARMGEPAFNMAVLDVIEELPQRYHAPGFMPSVSTIAPHGTDAFFERLLDVKNKLYRGGNFQFQFSIHTTDEARRDEMIPVKKWGFAEMGAFGERFHEEGDRKVTLNFALAEDSPVDPAVLLRHFSPEHFLIKVTPLNPTYRAAENGLNSYIDPHRGNGDYPIIQDLRAAGYQVIMSIGEVEENYIGSNCGQYVRRHLEAIDLAIDGYTYRVQEINI
- the ettA gene encoding energy-dependent translational throttle protein EttA; the protein is MNDQKVIFSMVRVNRRFPPSNKEVIRDISLGFYYGAKIGVVGLNGSGKSTLLRIIAGRDEGYEGQVVFSPGYSVGLLEQEPQLDDTKTVREIVEEAVQPIVNNLKAFDTISEKFAEPDADFETLIEEQGRLQEWLDHHDAWNLDHKLEMAMGALRCPPEDSSVAVLSGGERRRVALTRLLLTEPDILLLDEPTNHLDAESVAWLERHLQSYPGTVIAVTHDRYFLDNVAGWILELDRGHGIPWKGNYSSWLEQKQDRLRLEEKSEDKRLKTLEHELEWIRMAPKARHAKGKARVTAYERLLSQEYEKQREDLEIYIPPGPRLGDRVIEFEKISKGYDDRLLIEDFTRSIPAGSIVGVIGPNGAGKTSLLRMVTGQEQPNSGNVAIGQTVQLGYVDQSRDTLDGEKNVWEEISGGDEFINLGGKKRNSRAYVSSFNFLGSDQQKQVKNLSGGERNRVHLAKILKKASNVILLDEPTNDLDVNTLRSLEAALENFAGCAIVVSHDRWFLDRIATHILAFEGDSQLMWSEGNWSDYEEARRKRLGTDADTPQRIKYRKLTK